The sequence TCCTGCCACCATTGTTGGTGGGGGAGTGAGCGGGCCCATCGCTCGAGTGACTCAAAGTCTCGCCAGTACTGTCGCATACCGAAATGGGGAGGGAAGAAACCAAAGTAGAGGTTCTCATGTAAAAGCAAACCGTCGGGCTTTGCCGCTACAGCCTTGGCAATCTTCGGCCCGAAGCTAAAAAACGTCCATAGACCCTTGACCTGGTTGACGCGCATTCCCAGGTAGATAACAACCAAGTTGGGATAGGCGGAGAGGTCAACCGTTCTCCTGTCGACTCGCTTTTTCATGGCCTATTCCTCCTCATTCATGATTGTTGATGCGAACTCATAAGTCATACTTTGTTAGTATGTGAAGTTTACTAATAAAAATCCTTTTAAGTCAACGGGAGTAGAGGGATTAAAAATGTGTACCGAATCTGCTCCATCGTGCCAGGGTGTTCCCGTCTGAGCCAAGGGACAGAATCAACCATGTATCAATTCTGTTATCCCCGAAATTTTTAATCGGGGATCCATTTTTTTGAAGAACCGGATTCCCACCTGCGTGGGAATGACAACCAGAGTAAAATTGCCTCCCCGGAAACGGTCTGTTCGGCAGCAATTATGTGCTGCGTTGTCGATTACAGTCTTTGCACGTTCAAAGTCAAAGATGTTTTGTGACCAATACCCGGCCTTTTGCTCCTACTGCGGTCAGGCCGTCCTGGCTCTTTACCCGTCCTCGAAGTTCGACAACGTCCCCGCCCAGACGGGTGTTGGGTGTGACTTTGATCACCAGCCATTCCAGCCGTATGGTCTCATCGGCAAAAACCGGGCGACGGAATCGTACCCAGAATTCTAGACCGACCATCGTCGCACCCTTGGAGAAGTGGGATGCGGTAAGTCCGAGGAGTAAGGCAGTGGTGTGGGTACCGCTGGCAATGGGGCGGCGATATTTAGTTGTTGCTGCAAAAAAAGGGTCATGATGAACCGGGTTGTCGTCTCCGGCGGAGCGGGCAAACTCAGACACCATAGCGGGATTGAGCACGACCTGAGAAGAGAATCTGTCCCTCGGACGAACGTTCATATCTCCACTCCTTCGGTACAGTTTCGCAGACATAGTACGAAAAGCTTAATCTCAAGTCAATGGCTAAATGACAGGCGTGAAGAAAAGAGTGGTTAGCCCACTATTTCGTCATAGCCGCTTCCTATGAACTCGATCAGGCAGAAGCCGTGTCCGAAGGGGGTCGGCCATTTAGGCGATGTGTCCCCACTTGTATGTGTTGATATCACCCTCAAGCTTAGCTCCGGCAGCTTTAGCCTTTTCCACAGCGGCATTGATATCATCGACGGTGAAATCAAGATGTGCCGGGATCCAATGCCGCCGATAGCCTCGCTTTAGGGGAGTGCTGGAAGAAGCGAGACTGCCTGAGGGCTTAGCCAATAGATAAATCTTCGAAGAAGCTCCGAGTATTCCCACCACGCTATCGTCGAAAGGCGTCCTGGCCGAAGTCCTAATGCTTTGTTATAAAACTCGACTGCCCTATCCGGGTCATCGACATCGATGTTGATGCTTATCTCGATCATTACCGCCGTTATTCTACCTTTGTGCTGAAGCTGAGATCAACCTCCCAGGTTTGACTGCCGAAGCTTTCCACCTCTCCACCAGTTGATAGCTTAGCCTGCACCCTGTCTCCCTCTATCTTAAAATCCTTGACCTCTAGTTTACCGATAGAACTGAAGGGCGATTTTTCATGTGCGGTGTGCGCTACCTCGCAACCGACCAGGTCTCCGGAACGCTGGAATGTGAGGATAAGGGCGCTGCCGAACTGGCCGAAGGCAGCCATGATGTCGGGACGGTCTTCACCGGCGGTGTCTTTCTCGGTGAGCACAACGATGATGGTCTCCTCGCCGGAAAAGGGCTCTCCGGGACGGGCAACGGCGTAAGCGAGCTGGGCATCTTTGCCGTTGCCGCGGAATATGCCGGTGACGGACTGTTCCGCCGCATAAAGATTTGTTACTACAGCGAGGCTGGCGCAAATGACGGCTAGGTTTAATGTATGAGAAAAGAGTTTAATCATAGCGATCTCCTCCAAGAAGGGTTTATAGGAAACTATTTCAATCATTATTTCACTTATGGGTGTTCAAAAATCTCGTCAGAAATAACAAGACCAAAGAATTATACTGCCTGTTAATGCTATTTGGCACGTTGCAAACTGGCCATTTGTAGGTCAATTGTTATTCGTTCCTATCATTATCTCATTATTTTGGTTAAAATTACGCACTTAAGGTGAGATTATGGAAGTTCAAGCCGTATGGAAGAAGAATTATCAAGTTGAAGTGATAGCAAGACAGTTTCGGGTCCCGGTTGATGAGGCCCCGGAATTTCACGGGGACGATACCGGGATGATGCCGACTGAGTTATTTCTCTCCTCCCTGGCTTCCTGTTTTTGCCTTGCGCTCGTTTATGTGGCCAGAAAGAAAAAGATAGAGGTGAAGGATATGCGGGTAAATGTCCGGGGGCAAAAGAACTTGCTGAATTTCATCTTCTCCAAGCTGACGGTCGAGGTTGATAGCTCTCTTCCTTCTGAGATTTTGGAGGATATTATAAGCCTGGCCAAGAAGTATTGTTTTGTGAGTAATACAATTTCAAAGTCATGTCCGATAGAATATGTTATCGCTACGGATTAATAAGTATTAATGCCAATGAAAATGCTATGCTTCTTCATCCCTTCCCCACTTGCGGGGAAGGTTAGGGGGATAAATACAAATTACCCCCACCTTAATCCCCCCCTCAAGGGGGAGGAGATTAGGGATTGTTATTTGCAGGATTGTTAGTGACTGATTAAGGGGGATAAGAGCCTTGGCCATAAAATTCAGGATTAGAAAAAATTACTTTCAGGATGCGCTTCGCCTGATGCGCATATCAAAGAGTCTGCAAGAGATGGAGGGGGTAAATAAGGCAGTGGCGGTAATGGCAACGGAGAAGGCTAAATTTGCATTGGAAGATGCCGGATTGATGACCGAAGAGATAAAAGCTGTAGGCGGAAGCGACCTGGTGATGGCAGTTGAAGCCGACTCGGAAGAGATAGCCAGCCAAGCACTTTCCCGGATGGAGGAATTGATTTTGGCCGGAGCTTCTCAAGGGAAGAAAGAAGCTCCAGATATTCTCCATCAAGAAATTCAGGCAATAAATATTGGGCTTGAGAGCTTTAAGGAAGCGCTCGAGGCCCAGGGAATAAAAGTAGTTCATGTCGACTGGCAGGTTCCGGCTGAGGGCAATATGAAGCTGGTGAATATTTTGAAAAAGATGTATTGACTTGAACCACTACGACACCACGGCACCACGGAAAAGAGGAAAAAGAGTATTATCAAAAAATGAATTAAAAGTTTTCTTTGTGCCGTCGTGCTGTTGTGGTTAAATTGTAAGACTGAATTGAGCATACGGAATCCTGAAAAATTAAAAGAAGTACTTTCCGACCCAAGACGGCTGGCCAGGGCTTTCAGTAGGCATACCTACGGGATGCTGGCGTGGGTGGATTTATTCGGAGGGAAGCTGAAAAACATCAAGAGCCTGGAAATGAAACTGGCTGCCGCCCGTATAATCGCTGATAACGCCAGGCATGCCAAGCTCTTTTCGGACAGGGCCAAAGAGCTCGGTGAAACACCGGAAACGTACAGGCCTCCCGATATTGGCCAGAGGATTTACGACATACTAGAGGAATATCAAGACCCCTTCGATGATTTTGCCTATGCCTGGGGCTCTCTTATTCATTTTTCGTCTTTACTCAGGATTTATCAGAGCGTGGCCGACCCAAAGAGCAGGACGGTTATAGAAGAGGTTCAGAAGGATGTCCGGGAACATCTAGGGCTTTTGGAGAAATACTTCGAGGTGAATGCGGATACACTTGAAAAGAAAAATCGTGCGGAAGAGATAAAAATGATTGCCGACAAAATCTACTCGGACAGGGAAGATGAGGAGATAAAATGGTATGCCTCGTAGAAGAATGCCCGCCTTTGAGGAGTTGTTAAACCCGCTCCCGGTGTACTCTCCAAAATACTGGTACTATCAATTCGTCTCTTTATTCCTCAGGACTATAGGTATGCTCTCCGAGGGGATAAGGATAAGTTATACTTACGGCTTCGACTCCGGGATGATTATGAACTACATTTACCGCAATGTTCCCAGTGGAAGGTTTTATATAGGCAAGGCACTGGACAGGGCTTTTCTTAATCAGGTTACTTGCAAGGCATTCCGGGCCATCAAGGAAATTCAGAAAAACGCTATCAAAGATTTTTTGAAAGGTAGGAACGGGCGTCCTACTTTTATAGTGGACCTGGCTTCGGGAAAGGCCGATTATGTTTACGATGCCCTCAACGAAGTCAATGGTCATGTGCATGTCCTTCTCCGTGATATCGATGGGACGGTCCTTGCTGAGAGCAAGGCCACAGCCGAGAAATTGAATCTGCTGGATAAAGTGAGCTACGAGCTTGGAGATGCGCTTGACCTGGATAGCTTGAAAAACATCCGTCCTGATCCAGACCTCCTGATCGAGGTGGGGCTTTATGGAATCATCCATGACGACGAGTTAATACGGAGGCATTTTTTTCATTTGAGGGACATACTCAATCCGGGGACTATCCTTTTCAACGTGCAAACTTATAATCCGCAGATAGAGTTAATCGCCAGGACGCTGGTAAACCAGGAGGGAGAACGATGCGTTTGGCATCTCAGGCCTGCGGAGCAGGTAATAGGATGGGCGGCAGATGCCGGATTTAAGGACCCCAAGGTAACTATGGACCCTTATGGGATTTATGCTGTGGTTATGATGAGAAACTAATGTAGGGGCGACCCGCCGGGTCGCCCCTACAAAGACAGGGGCAACTAATGAAAAAAGAAAGATTTGTTCTTGGATGGGAAGACGAGGCTCAGGCGTCATCCTTTATGAAGGGTGTTTTATCAAACAGGGTCAAGTCGGTCATGGAAAGCCCGCACGGGATGTGGAACTACATGACCTACCGCGATGCCATTAAGATTTTGGGTTTGGACATGGGGGAAATTTATAAGGAGGGCCGGATTGATTTAGACCCAAGAGAGTGGGCAGACCTGGGATGGATGACCTGCTACGTGGGCCCGCCCAAGAGCGCGGTAAAGGCGATGCGGGCACAAACCAAGGCATCCAATATCAACCCCTATTCCCCCGACCTTATAAATCCTCTTAGAGACGCATGCGCGGAGATAAAACTGAAACGGGAAAGAAGTAAAGATTTTGAGGTGGTGGGGACTGAGGGCGGCCAGGCCGGAATTTCTTACGCCCTACACACGTTCATCAATCCTGGGGACGAAGTGATAATTACCGACCCGGGATATTTTCACTTTGAATCGGCAATTCTAATGGCCAGAGGAATACCGGTAAAAATTACCCTTGATTCAAGAAACGGATATCGTCTTGACCCCAACCAAGTTAAAGAGAAGATTACGCCCAGGGCAAAAGTAATAATCGTATGCGACCCATTAAACCCTTTCGGGACGGTTCAGACTAAGGAAGAGTTGGTTGCGCTCATTGAGCTTGCCAGAAGACACAACATTATCATCATCAATGACATTACCCACAATACCCACCGGATAGACCCGGATTCGATTCACTACCCGATGAGCTCCCTCTGGAGAGAGACCAATGTAGATAACGTGGTTTCAGTCTTCAGCGTATCCCACGGCTACGGGATGGCTGGTGTAAGGATCGGATTTCTGGCCGGTCATCCGGAGCTTATGAGGGCTTGCCTGATAACAAAGGTCTCCTTGACCAGGCTTAATACCAATCTTATTGCACAGTATGGGGCGTTAGCGGCGCTTAAAGACGAGGATTACGTCAAGAGATCGGAAGGAATAATCAGGCGAAATTATGCGCACATAAAGGAAACAATAGTCAAAAATAAAGGCATATCCATACCGGTCGAGCCTGAGTATGGTTTCTCCATGGTGATGGATGTTTCCGAGACGGGCGTGACCGCACAGGAGCTTACCGTGGCTCTTTTCAAACACCGTGTTGCCGTGTATCCGGGAGACGGGTTGGGCGATGTCGGAGCGACGGACTATATCCGGCTGAATATCTCCCGGCCTGACCTCTGGGCTTCCCGGCATTTTCGGAGAGTCCTTCCCCTGGCAATCGAAGAAGCTAAATCCGGAATGTATCGAAACGGTGTGATCCAGTTCTTCCGGGATAGAAAAACGGAAAGGGCGGAGAGAATTCTACGGAAGATACAGGGGGTGCACCTGGCGGATTAGAGACGGATAAATTATTGGTTTAACCACAACGGCTCTACGGCACAACTATCTAAGTTAATTTTCAATCACAAATTAATTACTTAGTGTCGTCGTGTCGTGGTGGTATATGGTGTTTCCAATGAATAAGATTGACGGCATTACTATAGGCAAGCTGGTCGAGGATTACGGTTCCCCGCTTTTTATTGTATCTGCAGGAGGTCTAAGAAAAAATCTAAAGGCATTTCGAGAAGCATTTTCAATCAGATTCCCAAAGGTAAAGGTCGCCTATTCATACAAGACAAACTGCCTCCTGGGAGTGCTGAATATAATTCATAAAAGCGGAGCATGGGCCGATGTGGCCTCCGGGTTTGAGTATGACCTGGCTAGGGCGCTCGGGGTATCCGGAGGGTCTATTGTATTTAACGGTCCGGGCAAAAAGAGAGAAGAACTAAGGAGAGCGGTGGAAGAAGGGGCTTTCATAAATGCGGACCATCTCGATGAAATAAAGCTACTCGAAGCGATCGCATCAGAGATGGGTAGGACAATTGACCTAGGAATCAGGATCAACGTGGATGTGGGCATTCATCAGTCGCCGGACAGGTTTGGCTTCAATCTTGAATCCGGCGAGGCATTTCGGGTTGTGGAGAGATGCGTGAAAAAGAAGCTCCTCAAAATAGCGGGAATCCATATTCATCTCACCAGCTACATAATCGAGCCCGATGGAGCCGAGGAGGATATTCCGGCAGGGCGGGTAAGGCTCATCTGGCCTAAGAGTCCAGATATCTACAGGGAAGCGGCGAAGAAGCTCGTTCATTTTGCGGAAGAAATCAGAAAGAAGTGGGGGGTGATAATCAGGTATGCGGATTTAGGGGGTGGCTTTCCCAGTGTGGATTCACTCAATCCCTACGTGGAGGCTATAGTAGAGCCGATCTTAGACGGATTCGGAGGCCAGGATTTGCCGGTTCTAATACTGGAGCCGGGAAGGGCGATTGTCAGGGATGCCATACATCTCATTACTACCGTTGTGGGCATTAAGGAATTCCCAAATGGTGAAAGGGGCATCGTGATTGATGCCGGGATTAACCTTCTTCCCACCTCGTTCTGGAGATGGCAGGAAATAGAATCGGTAGACGAATCGCAAAGTATGGAACTAAAAGAGACCACGGTTTATGGGCCTCTTTGTCTTCAGACAGATATAATTGGAAAAACAAAACTGCCAGAACTTAAAGCTGGAGACAAGCTGATTATAAAAAGCGTAGGGGCTTACAACATCCCTCAATCCAGCACATTTATATTCCCTCGCCCGGCAATCGTACTTGTGGAGTATGGAAAGGCAAGGCTACTGAGAAGGGAGGAGACGATTGAAGATGTATTTTCGTTCGAGAATTTGTGAAGTTTGCCGATTTTGCCCTTTTGGGCTTTTTTAAGGTAGAGACTTGTAAGATTCTTTCTAATGAATGTTCTGTCTATTAGCACAAGGCTTACTTAGAGGATTTTTATAGGATGCTTATGATTCTCCAAGCAAATACATCTCTCCTGTGGGAAGAGGAACGCCGCCCTCGGGTTCAAGAGTGACGGCAAATGTTTTAATTTTTGAAGCGTCGGGAAGGGACTCCAAATTCATAAAGTTTTCACCACGCTCTCCCACCTTGAATATACCCGCACTCTTGGGGGTACTATCTGCAATTACCCAGAGCTGATATGTTTTTCCGGATGGGGGCGCGGGAAGGTTAAGAACATGGAAGAAGGCCTTGTTTTCCTTGGTATTCCAAAGCACCCTCCCGTGTGCTTTCATATCCGGTTTGAGCCCGACCATATTTATAACTACTACGTCCGGGTCCTCAAGCAACTTTGTGATTTGGGTTTGCTGGGCAAGTTGCTCTTTCAAGTCGGTTATCTCCGCCTCTCTGCTGGCTAGGCTAGTTCCCAGAGATTCTAAGCTCTCAGTTTGGTCAGTTATCTTATCCTGCAGCCTGCTTATCTCCATTTGCTGGTCTTTTAGCCTATTCATCAGAAATAAATTCGATAAAATTAGGAGCACTAACGCCGCTAGAGCAACCGCTCCCCCTAGTCTAAGCCACATTGGCTGTAACCTTTCCCTTAAGCTCGGCGAATAGGCTCCTTCTTCAACTTTTGGACCAGACTTAATTTTCTTAAAAAGCCTATCTTTAACCCGGGGGGAAGGGATGGGGCTCATCACGGAGTAGGGGAGGAAGGATTTAATCCTTTCCTGTTCACGCAATAATTCTTCACAAGCGCTACAGCCACTCCTTAGATGCTCTTCCAGCTCTCTCAGTTCTTCCCCATCTAGGGCCTCTAAGGCATAAATTGGGATCAACTCTTCGAATCTCTCGTGGTTTGAGATCATCATAGGTTCATTATGCTGGACTTCGCCTGATTTATATCGCTCGCTAAATTATATATTATAATTCCCCCCTCTTTTCAATATACGATGTGATCAGGGGTGCTGGTTTAGTTTAAAAGTAAATGCTAAGTGGCTATCCTTGCTGGAAATCTAAATATGTGCTATATTCCAGTCGATGATAGCTGGCTCAATTAACTGCCTGCTTGATATCTTTCCTGAACCACTAATTTTCAATTGCCCTTAAAGTAACGCCATTCATTACCAGAGGATTGGATGCAAAAGCTTTCTAAAGACGTGTCTAAATTGACGGATAAAGAGCAAAACTTAGCCGTATTGATTTCCCGTGTGGCCGAGGGAAGCGAGTCCGCTCTCAGCGAGCTTTACGACCAAACCAGCCGGTTAGTCTTTGGCCTGGCACTGCGCATATTATCGAATGTGTCGGAGGCCGAGGAGATAACACTCGACGTTTTTATGCAGGTGTGGGATAAGGCGGCGGCTTACGACCCTGGGCGAAGCTCCCCTCTGGCTTGGCTCCTGATGCTTACCCGCAGCCGCGCTATAGACCGGTTAAGATCCGGTGCAAAAAGGGAGGCCATGGAAGAATTGCCGGAGCAGGGTGTATCAAGCCCTTCGAATACACCTGAGGAAACAACCATATTCCTCGAAAAGAGCCAGATAATCAGAGGTGCTCTCTCAAAGCTAAATCCACAGCAAAGAGAGACGATTGAGCTAGCCTATTTTTACGGTCTTACTCAGAGCGAAATCTCTAAAAGACTGGGTCAACCCCTGGGGACAGTGAAGAGTGCGATTCGGTTGGGAATGTTAAAACTGCGTGAGCTACTTAGCTGGTCTGAAGAGGGCGGGTAATAATGGCGACCAAATATTCAAAGAAAAAGATTCAGGAGCTAGCATCATCATACGCGCTCGGCGCTCTTGAGGCTAAAGAGACCGATGAGTTCAAGGTACTCCTTGGAGAAGATCCTAGTTCATCTGAAAATGAGCTTAAAGGTTTCAAAGAAGTTGTTGATTTGCTCGGGTTTAGTGCACCGTCCGTAACTCCCCCTTCAGGTTTAAAAGATAAGCTTCTACGACGGATAAGAGAGAAAGTCCTTACCAAAGAGAAGGTAAAGGAAGGGGAAGGATTATTGTATGTCCGCTATCAGGAAGGAGAGTGGAAAGATATAGCCGAGGGTGTTAGTCTCAAGCCACTTTTTTATGATCCTTCCCGCCAATATGCTACTACTCTGGTAAAGATGAATGCTAAAACACATTTTCCCAGCCACCGGCATACGGAGGCTGAGGAATGTTACGTAATCGAAGGCTCTATAGAAATGGGTGGCCAATTATTCCGTAAGGGTGACTACATCCGTGCAGAGGCAGGCAGCATTCATGAGGGTATCTATTCCCAAAGCGGGTGCACACTTCTTATCCTTTCCTCCCAGAGAAATGAGATACTCGAATAATTAATTTGTGTCTCGGTAATAAACCTGTCCAAAATGAGAGATTGCTTCGCGGGGACCGGAGGTAGCGAACAAGAGAGGGACTCTTAGAGAACTACATCGCTCGCAATTGCAAGGGGGTCCTTCGTCAGAGTTTATCGAAGGGCTCATGGTTAGACGGAGTTTATCCCTTCCCCGATTAAATCGGGGACCAGCTCAGGACAGGCTTTGAGCGCAGTAGAAAGGCTCACCATGAAGAACAAGAAAAATTCACACTAACAGCCCTTCACCCAGAGTCTTTCAGGTTCGCTCAGGATAAACTAGGACGAAGGATGAGCGGGATTAAAAAGCTATTTTCAACAAATAGGATTAGGATGGGGCTTGCATTGCAAACGTAAAAGAGGGGGACCTGATTTTAAACAGGGTTTCTTATATATCTAAAGGCCTTGTTTTACCAGTTTGAATCTCTGGTTTCTAATTATCTTAGACAGCAGTCATTTGAACTGTAAATTTAGCTTAAATACCATGATATAAGCTGTGTTTGAGGAACGCATGCCTGTCATGAGCACAGCCGAATGATATGCGTTCCCTACAGTAGATGCCGGTAACCATTAGTTTGCTTGATATTCAATCCATGCTACTTATAATGGCTATACGAGGGTAAATGAATGAAAAAGAAGGTCGAGTTTTATTATGACTTAACCAGTCCTTACAGCTACCTGGCTTCGACCAGGATCGAAGGGATTTGTGAGAGATATGGAGCGGAACTGGAATGGAAGCCCTTTCTTCTCGGAGGC comes from Thermodesulfobacteriota bacterium and encodes:
- a CDS encoding class I SAM-dependent methyltransferase family protein, whose translation is MPRRRMPAFEELLNPLPVYSPKYWYYQFVSLFLRTIGMLSEGIRISYTYGFDSGMIMNYIYRNVPSGRFYIGKALDRAFLNQVTCKAFRAIKEIQKNAIKDFLKGRNGRPTFIVDLASGKADYVYDALNEVNGHVHVLLRDIDGTVLAESKATAEKLNLLDKVSYELGDALDLDSLKNIRPDPDLLIEVGLYGIIHDDELIRRHFFHLRDILNPGTILFNVQTYNPQIELIARTLVNQEGERCVWHLRPAEQVIGWAADAGFKDPKVTMDPYGIYAVVMMRN
- a CDS encoding OsmC family protein, with translation MEVQAVWKKNYQVEVIARQFRVPVDEAPEFHGDDTGMMPTELFLSSLASCFCLALVYVARKKKIEVKDMRVNVRGQKNLLNFIFSKLTVEVDSSLPSEILEDIISLAKKYCFVSNTISKSCPIEYVIATD
- a CDS encoding ferritin-like domain-containing protein, which encodes MSIRNPEKLKEVLSDPRRLARAFSRHTYGMLAWVDLFGGKLKNIKSLEMKLAAARIIADNARHAKLFSDRAKELGETPETYRPPDIGQRIYDILEEYQDPFDDFAYAWGSLIHFSSLLRIYQSVADPKSRTVIEEVQKDVREHLGLLEKYFEVNADTLEKKNRAEEIKMIADKIYSDREDEEIKWYAS
- a CDS encoding VOC family protein, with translation MVGILGASSKIYLLAKPSGSLASSSTPLKRGYRRHWIPAHLDFTVDDINAAVEKAKAAGAKLEGDINTYKWGHIA
- a CDS encoding alanine racemase — translated: MNKIDGITIGKLVEDYGSPLFIVSAGGLRKNLKAFREAFSIRFPKVKVAYSYKTNCLLGVLNIIHKSGAWADVASGFEYDLARALGVSGGSIVFNGPGKKREELRRAVEEGAFINADHLDEIKLLEAIASEMGRTIDLGIRINVDVGIHQSPDRFGFNLESGEAFRVVERCVKKKLLKIAGIHIHLTSYIIEPDGAEEDIPAGRVRLIWPKSPDIYREAAKKLVHFAEEIRKKWGVIIRYADLGGGFPSVDSLNPYVEAIVEPILDGFGGQDLPVLILEPGRAIVRDAIHLITTVVGIKEFPNGERGIVIDAGINLLPTSFWRWQEIESVDESQSMELKETTVYGPLCLQTDIIGKTKLPELKAGDKLIIKSVGAYNIPQSSTFIFPRPAIVLVEYGKARLLRREETIEDVFSFENL
- a CDS encoding sigma-70 family RNA polymerase sigma factor, producing MQKLSKDVSKLTDKEQNLAVLISRVAEGSESALSELYDQTSRLVFGLALRILSNVSEAEEITLDVFMQVWDKAAAYDPGRSSPLAWLLMLTRSRAIDRLRSGAKREAMEELPEQGVSSPSNTPEETTIFLEKSQIIRGALSKLNPQQRETIELAYFYGLTQSEISKRLGQPLGTVKSAIRLGMLKLRELLSWSEEGG
- a CDS encoding cupin domain-containing protein, producing the protein MATKYSKKKIQELASSYALGALEAKETDEFKVLLGEDPSSSENELKGFKEVVDLLGFSAPSVTPPSGLKDKLLRRIREKVLTKEKVKEGEGLLYVRYQEGEWKDIAEGVSLKPLFYDPSRQYATTLVKMNAKTHFPSHRHTEAEECYVIEGSIEMGGQLFRKGDYIRAEAGSIHEGIYSQSGCTLLILSSQRNEILE
- a CDS encoding MaoC family dehydratase, with translation MNVRPRDRFSSQVVLNPAMVSEFARSAGDDNPVHHDPFFAATTKYRRPIASGTHTTALLLGLTASHFSKGATMVGLEFWVRFRRPVFADETIRLEWLVIKVTPNTRLGGDVVELRGRVKSQDGLTAVGAKGRVLVTKHL
- a CDS encoding pyridoxal phosphate-dependent aminotransferase, encoding MKKERFVLGWEDEAQASSFMKGVLSNRVKSVMESPHGMWNYMTYRDAIKILGLDMGEIYKEGRIDLDPREWADLGWMTCYVGPPKSAVKAMRAQTKASNINPYSPDLINPLRDACAEIKLKRERSKDFEVVGTEGGQAGISYALHTFINPGDEVIITDPGYFHFESAILMARGIPVKITLDSRNGYRLDPNQVKEKITPRAKVIIVCDPLNPFGTVQTKEELVALIELARRHNIIIINDITHNTHRIDPDSIHYPMSSLWRETNVDNVVSVFSVSHGYGMAGVRIGFLAGHPELMRACLITKVSLTRLNTNLIAQYGALAALKDEDYVKRSEGIIRRNYAHIKETIVKNKGISIPVEPEYGFSMVMDVSETGVTAQELTVALFKHRVAVYPGDGLGDVGATDYIRLNISRPDLWASRHFRRVLPLAIEEAKSGMYRNGVIQFFRDRKTERAERILRKIQGVHLAD
- a CDS encoding DUF4188 domain-containing protein → MKKRVDRRTVDLSAYPNLVVIYLGMRVNQVKGLWTFFSFGPKIAKAVAAKPDGLLLHENLYFGFFPPHFGMRQYWRDFESLERWARSLPHQQWWQEFVHDSGGTGFWHETYFIRGGYEAIYDDVRVPVGLMQFAPVLEARGAMFSARKRLHLEGEPVVAAPVTEEEFYK
- a CDS encoding anti-sigma factor; this translates as MMISNHERFEELIPIYALEALDGEELRELEEHLRSGCSACEELLREQERIKSFLPYSVMSPIPSPRVKDRLFKKIKSGPKVEEGAYSPSLRERLQPMWLRLGGAVALAALVLLILSNLFLMNRLKDQQMEISRLQDKITDQTESLESLGTSLASREAEITDLKEQLAQQTQITKLLEDPDVVVINMVGLKPDMKAHGRVLWNTKENKAFFHVLNLPAPPSGKTYQLWVIADSTPKSAGIFKVGERGENFMNLESLPDASKIKTFAVTLEPEGGVPLPTGEMYLLGES